A window of the Butyricimonas faecalis genome harbors these coding sequences:
- a CDS encoding DUF3408 domain-containing protein codes for MSDKAIILSVILAAVLCVAVPFIFRVCRYRRRMKTLIVPDGPSGEVAVGTVPTPEAEYLARYICLLRLPFAGNKHVKIRPSYHERIREITRVIGRGDVTITAYVDKVLKAHLDDNRETIERLFEEREAVASRQPKAEER; via the coding sequence ATGTCAGACAAAGCAATTATTTTATCTGTTATCCTGGCGGCCGTCCTTTGCGTCGCCGTGCCCTTCATCTTCCGCGTGTGCCGCTACCGGCGCAGGATGAAAACCCTTATCGTCCCCGACGGCCCTTCGGGGGAGGTCGCCGTGGGGACTGTCCCCACCCCCGAGGCCGAGTACCTGGCCCGTTACATCTGCCTGCTGCGGCTGCCTTTCGCCGGTAACAAGCACGTGAAGATACGTCCGTCGTATCACGAGCGTATCCGCGAGATCACCCGTGTCATCGGTCGTGGCGACGTGACGATCACGGCCTACGTGGACAAGGTTCTCAAGGCGCACCTGGACGATAACCGGGAAACCATCGAGCGGCTTTTCGAGGAACGCGAGGCCGTGGCCTCCCGGCAACCCAAAGCGGAGGAGCGATGA
- a CDS encoding DUF3408 domain-containing protein: MSGKEHDDGLDASFIISQAKSRNRPLHPYTPEKEEEASALSEPSGEAAASPATKEEGRRRRGKGQDYERLFIRNAPSNTRSGKTVYIRKEFHERITRIVQVIGKNELSLYSYLDNVLEQHFATYQEEISELYKKRNSDIF, from the coding sequence ATGAGCGGAAAAGAACATGACGACGGTTTGGACGCTTCCTTCATCATCAGCCAGGCCAAAAGCCGAAACCGGCCATTACATCCTTACACGCCGGAAAAAGAGGAGGAGGCATCGGCTCTATCGGAACCGTCCGGCGAGGCCGCCGCCTCGCCGGCTACGAAAGAGGAGGGACGCCGCCGAAGAGGGAAAGGCCAGGATTACGAGCGTCTTTTTATCCGGAACGCCCCCTCCAATACCCGAAGCGGCAAAACGGTGTATATCCGCAAGGAGTTTCACGAGCGTATAACCCGGATAGTGCAGGTTATCGGTAAGAACGAACTCTCGCTGTATAGCTACCTGGACAATGTGCTGGAGCAGCATTTCGCGACCTATCAGGAGGAAATTTCGGAACTCTACAAGAAACGGAACTCCGATATTTTTTAG
- a CDS encoding ParA family protein, which produces MKEKTKFVAFSTQKGGAGKTTLTVLAASYLHYVKGFNVAVIDCDYPQHSIVEMRERDLKLALEDEHYKRLAYEQFTRLQKKAYPVVESNTKEALADADYLLPQGDFDYVFFDLPGTINNEDLIHSLAGMDYLVAPISADRVVMESTLNYAVVVKEHIMGREKSRMKGLYMLWNMVDGREKTELYQVYEAVMKELGLPVLKTFLPDTKRFRREQNASRRSVFRSTLFPADRSLIRGSNLDKLVDELIELLK; this is translated from the coding sequence ATGAAAGAGAAAACGAAATTCGTGGCCTTCTCCACCCAGAAAGGCGGAGCGGGCAAAACCACCCTCACGGTGCTGGCAGCCTCTTACCTGCACTATGTAAAGGGTTTCAATGTCGCGGTCATCGACTGCGATTATCCCCAACACTCCATCGTGGAGATGCGGGAACGTGACCTGAAGCTTGCCCTCGAAGACGAACATTACAAGAGGTTAGCTTACGAACAATTCACCCGGCTTCAAAAGAAAGCCTATCCTGTCGTGGAAAGCAACACGAAAGAGGCGTTGGCCGATGCCGACTACCTCCTGCCGCAAGGTGATTTCGATTATGTGTTCTTCGACCTTCCCGGTACGATCAATAACGAGGATCTGATTCATTCCCTGGCCGGAATGGATTATCTCGTCGCCCCGATCAGTGCCGACCGGGTTGTCATGGAAAGCACCCTGAATTACGCGGTTGTGGTAAAGGAGCATATCATGGGCCGCGAGAAGTCCCGGATGAAAGGGCTGTATATGCTATGGAACATGGTGGACGGACGTGAAAAGACAGAGTTATATCAGGTTTACGAGGCGGTAATGAAAGAGCTGGGTCTTCCTGTTCTGAAGACCTTCCTGCCTGACACCAAGCGTTTTCGTCGTGAGCAGAACGCCAGCCGTCGCTCTGTCTTCCGCTCCACGCTCTTCCCGGCAGACCGTTCTTTGATCCGGGGCAGCAACCTGGATAAACTCGTGGATGAATTGATCGAACTGTTAAAGTAG
- the mobA gene encoding conjugal transfer protein MobA: protein MEKNRKPRGGKGGRPAKNDPAVYRFSVNFSAVEHARFLDLYEQSGLLSKAAFIKARVFNEAFRVVKTDRGTLEYVAKLTAFHAQFRAVGTNYNQVVKELHAHFSEKKTLALLYKLERATRELAAVGQQVVSLSEEFKQRW, encoded by the coding sequence ATGGAAAAGAACAGAAAGCCCCGAGGGGGCAAAGGGGGACGACCCGCGAAAAACGACCCGGCCGTTTACCGCTTTTCGGTAAACTTTTCAGCCGTGGAACATGCCCGTTTCCTCGACCTTTACGAGCAGTCCGGGCTATTGTCCAAAGCCGCTTTTATCAAAGCGAGAGTGTTCAACGAGGCGTTCCGGGTGGTAAAGACCGACCGGGGAACGCTCGAATACGTGGCGAAGCTGACCGCTTTCCACGCCCAATTCCGTGCCGTGGGAACGAATTACAACCAGGTGGTGAAGGAGCTGCACGCGCATTTTTCCGAGAAGAAAACACTCGCGCTGCTCTATAAACTGGAGAGAGCGACACGTGAACTGGCGGCCGTCGGGCAGCAGGTCGTGTCGCTCTCCGAAGAGTTCAAACAGCGATGGTAG
- the mobB gene encoding conjugal transfer protein MobB: MVANITTGKDVYGALAYNQEKVDRGDGKVLLTHIVREPADGRFNVAATAEDLLRWMPSHYRTEKPVVHVSLNPAPEDRLDDGQLAEIAGAYMERMGWGGQPYIVFKHTDIGREHIHIVSVQVAQDGRKINDSRRNERSVAVTEELEREYGLHPAKGRRREKGQGIVPADYTRGDLKRQVAAVIKPAVATYRFQTLGEFRALLSLYNIGIEEVRGERNGTPYRGLLYTLLDENGDKAVAAPLKSSLFGKEVGYDGLERHMERSAERFGKDDTRRQIRGRVDKALRGEPTEEELRERLRGARVDLYIRRNENGRIVGVTFIDHETRTVVNGSRLGKAYSANAFELRFGGKRNPGENTRGLSPKQAPAGRDGQRKRNTSRRRKV; this comes from the coding sequence ATGGTAGCCAATATCACCACCGGAAAAGACGTGTACGGCGCGCTGGCGTACAACCAGGAGAAAGTCGATCGGGGCGACGGGAAAGTACTGCTGACCCACATCGTGAGGGAGCCGGCGGATGGGCGCTTCAACGTGGCCGCGACGGCAGAAGACCTCCTGCGCTGGATGCCCTCGCACTACCGGACGGAAAAACCCGTCGTGCACGTATCGCTCAACCCGGCTCCCGAAGACCGCCTTGACGACGGGCAGCTCGCGGAGATAGCCGGGGCCTACATGGAGCGCATGGGCTGGGGAGGACAACCTTATATCGTATTCAAGCATACCGACATCGGACGGGAGCATATCCATATCGTGTCGGTGCAGGTGGCCCAGGACGGGCGCAAGATAAACGACAGCAGGCGCAACGAACGCAGCGTGGCCGTTACCGAGGAACTGGAACGGGAGTACGGACTGCATCCCGCCAAAGGGAGAAGGCGGGAGAAAGGGCAAGGGATCGTCCCCGCCGATTACACGCGGGGCGACCTGAAACGCCAGGTGGCAGCGGTAATAAAACCGGCCGTGGCGACATACCGCTTCCAGACCCTCGGCGAGTTCCGGGCATTGCTGTCCTTATATAATATAGGTATAGAGGAAGTCCGGGGAGAGCGGAACGGAACCCCCTACCGGGGATTGCTCTACACGCTGCTGGACGAGAACGGGGACAAGGCAGTGGCCGCGCCGCTCAAATCCTCACTGTTCGGTAAAGAGGTCGGGTATGACGGGCTGGAACGGCACATGGAGCGTAGCGCCGAACGGTTCGGGAAGGACGACACGAGGAGGCAAATCCGTGGCCGGGTCGATAAAGCGCTTCGGGGAGAACCCACGGAGGAAGAACTGCGCGAACGCCTGCGGGGAGCCCGGGTGGATCTCTACATACGACGCAACGAAAACGGCCGCATCGTGGGTGTGACGTTCATTGACCACGAAACACGGACGGTCGTGAACGGATCACGGCTGGGAAAGGCATACTCGGCCAACGCCTTCGAGCTGCGCTTCGGCGGAAAACGGAATCCCGGGGAAAACACGAGGGGCTTGTCCCCGAAACAAGCGCCTGCCGGACGGGACGGGCAACGGAAGCGGAATACCTCACGACGGAGGAAAGTATAA
- the mobC gene encoding conjugal transfer protein MobC, whose translation MQQEDDLRGLAKTMDFMRALSILFVVINIYWFCYGQIREWGINIGVVDRILLNFDRTAGLFRNILWTKLFAVVFLALSCLGTKGVKEEKITWRKITASLATGGVLFFFNWWLLDLPLTAAANAAFYILTLSAGYICLLMGGVWMSRLLKNNLMDDPFNNENESFQQETRLIENEYSINLPTKFYYNKQWNNGFANVVNPQRACICMGSPGSWKSYCVVNQFIKQQIEKGYTQYIYDYKFPDLSEIAYNHLLNHQKGYKKIPTFYVINFDDPRRSHRCNPIHPDFMTDISDAYESAYTIMLNLNRSWVQKQGDFFVESPIILFAAVIWFLRIYDNGRYCTFPHAIEFLNKRYEDIFPILTSYPELENYLSPFMDAWLGGAQDQLQGQIASAKIPLSRMISPQLYWVMSGDDFTLDINNPNDPKILCVGNNPDRQNIYGAALGLYNSRIVKLINKKGQLKSGIIIDELPTIYFKGLDNLIATARSNKVAVLLCFQDFSQLKRDYGDKEAAVVMNTVGNIFSGQVVGETAKTLSERFGKVLQKRQSMTLSRSDKSTSISTQLDSLIPASKISTLTQGMFVGAVADNFDERIEQKIFHCEIVVDNEKVKAETARYKKIPQITDFTDENGTDHMKQVVQENYERIKAEAGRIVAEELERIKNDPVLCKLLPEQN comes from the coding sequence ATGCAACAGGAAGACGACCTTCGGGGTCTTGCTAAAACAATGGATTTCATGCGGGCATTGAGTATCTTGTTCGTGGTTATCAACATCTACTGGTTCTGCTACGGGCAGATACGGGAATGGGGAATCAATATCGGCGTGGTCGATAGGATTCTGCTGAACTTCGACCGCACCGCGGGGCTGTTCCGGAATATACTATGGACGAAACTTTTCGCCGTAGTGTTCCTCGCCCTTTCATGCCTCGGGACAAAAGGAGTAAAAGAGGAGAAAATTACCTGGCGGAAAATCACGGCATCGCTGGCCACGGGAGGCGTGCTGTTCTTCTTCAACTGGTGGCTGCTGGACTTGCCGCTGACGGCAGCGGCGAACGCGGCTTTCTACATACTGACCCTATCGGCCGGGTATATCTGCCTCTTGATGGGCGGCGTGTGGATGTCCCGCCTGCTGAAGAACAATCTCATGGATGACCCTTTCAATAACGAGAACGAATCATTCCAGCAGGAAACACGCCTGATCGAGAACGAGTACTCCATAAATCTGCCGACGAAATTTTACTATAACAAACAGTGGAACAACGGGTTCGCCAACGTTGTAAACCCGCAAAGGGCTTGCATCTGCATGGGAAGCCCGGGCAGCTGGAAGAGTTATTGTGTTGTAAACCAGTTTATTAAACAGCAAATCGAAAAGGGCTATACCCAATACATCTATGACTACAAGTTTCCCGATCTTTCGGAAATCGCTTACAACCACCTGCTGAATCACCAGAAAGGTTACAAGAAAATCCCGACTTTCTACGTCATAAATTTCGACGACCCGCGCCGCTCGCACCGCTGTAACCCCATTCACCCGGACTTCATGACCGATATTTCGGACGCCTACGAGAGCGCCTATACCATCATGCTCAACCTGAACCGAAGCTGGGTGCAGAAGCAGGGCGATTTTTTTGTGGAAAGCCCCATTATCCTTTTCGCGGCCGTGATCTGGTTCCTGCGCATCTACGACAACGGGCGGTATTGTACCTTCCCGCACGCCATCGAGTTCCTGAACAAGCGGTACGAGGATATTTTCCCGATTCTGACATCCTACCCGGAACTCGAAAACTACCTCAGCCCCTTTATGGATGCCTGGCTCGGAGGCGCTCAAGACCAGCTCCAGGGCCAGATAGCATCGGCCAAAATTCCGCTTTCCCGCATGATTTCGCCCCAGCTATATTGGGTCATGTCGGGCGATGACTTCACGCTCGACATCAATAACCCGAACGATCCCAAGATACTCTGCGTGGGGAACAATCCCGACAGGCAAAACATTTACGGAGCGGCTTTGGGATTGTATAATTCCCGGATTGTCAAGCTCATAAATAAGAAAGGCCAGCTCAAATCGGGCATCATCATCGACGAGCTGCCGACAATCTACTTCAAGGGACTCGACAACCTGATCGCCACGGCCAGAAGCAACAAGGTCGCCGTGCTGCTGTGCTTCCAGGATTTTTCACAGTTGAAGAGGGACTACGGGGACAAGGAGGCCGCCGTCGTGATGAACACGGTGGGCAACATCTTCTCCGGGCAGGTCGTAGGTGAAACGGCCAAGACACTCTCGGAACGGTTCGGTAAGGTATTGCAGAAGCGGCAGAGCATGACGTTGAGCCGCAGCGACAAATCGACATCCATATCCACGCAGCTGGACAGCCTGATCCCGGCCTCGAAGATCTCGACGCTCACGCAGGGAATGTTCGTCGGGGCTGTGGCGGACAATTTCGACGAACGTATCGAGCAGAAGATTTTCCACTGCGAGATTGTCGTGGACAACGAAAAAGTGAAAGCGGAAACGGCCCGGTACAAGAAGATACCACAAATTACCGATTTCACGGACGAGAACGGGACGGATCACATGAAACAGGTCGTGCAGGAAAACTACGAACGTATCAAGGCAGAGGCCGGCCGCATCGTCGCCGAGGAACTGGAACGTATCAAGAACGACCCGGTGCTTTGCAAGCTCCTGCCGGAACAGAACTAA
- a CDS encoding Imm17 family immunity protein: MTVTDIYEAMNSKAEAFFEWLQAHPKYGLLFGVGLLALWLAGLLFRWKWACHWQFNSKLWLFDDCKPETRRRVQIVLVSVLIILILVGFFVWR, from the coding sequence ATGACAGTTACCGATATATACGAAGCAATGAACAGCAAGGCGGAAGCGTTTTTCGAGTGGTTGCAGGCTCACCCGAAATACGGGTTGCTGTTTGGTGTCGGGTTGCTTGCCCTATGGCTTGCAGGGTTGCTGTTCCGTTGGAAATGGGCGTGTCATTGGCAGTTTAACAGCAAACTGTGGTTATTTGACGATTGCAAGCCTGAAACACGCCGCAGGGTTCAGATTGTGTTGGTCAGCGTTCTGATTATACTTATATTGGTTGGTTTCTTTGTATGGAGATAA
- a CDS encoding DUF4948 family protein, whose protein sequence is MRTPIIILLFVILLAASCGEPPMPPSDEEMIRHFTTHEVAFRKVYEIMAESSEGSFHYPPLSPEEVIILDSTEQSDTFHETNDEQDIPVYGLLKPERILLDSLLSEIGCGFILVDRREWGTADSVYVSLVMPYYSHGIVDAGTSKSFVYDPGLRSRRNIRITEYGDLNEIYRRTYNDTTLYKPIKGNWYIELDHSI, encoded by the coding sequence ATGAGAACACCAATCATAATCCTGTTATTTGTAATCCTGCTTGCCGCAAGCTGCGGAGAGCCTCCCATGCCGCCGTCGGACGAGGAAATGATACGCCATTTCACCACGCACGAGGTGGCGTTCCGTAAGGTGTACGAAATCATGGCAGAGAGTTCAGAAGGTAGTTTTCACTACCCGCCGCTTTCTCCGGAAGAGGTCATTATACTTGATTCAACAGAACAAAGCGATACATTCCATGAAACGAATGACGAACAAGACATTCCGGTATATGGACTGTTGAAGCCGGAGCGAATCCTACTCGACTCCTTGTTATCAGAGATTGGATGCGGTTTTATCCTTGTTGATCGCAGGGAATGGGGAACGGCAGATTCGGTATATGTGAGCCTTGTTATGCCGTACTACTCCCACGGCATCGTGGATGCGGGAACGTCCAAGAGTTTCGTTTACGATCCCGGATTGAGAAGCCGTCGGAATATCCGTATCACCGAATATGGCGACCTGAACGAGATCTACCGCAGGACGTACAACGACACCACGCTTTACAAACCCATCAAGGGAAACTGGTACATCGAGTTAGACCATTCGATATAA
- a CDS encoding imm11 family protein, with protein sequence MNFYLIGSLEGFNDLRFPNVEDWQNCMGHAEGLLKQWNPPEMEYIWKKSNRHKHFDLSQFCNPLLTISDKALSILENILIKNGEILDIKSPKGFYFFHCTNIIDALIEKESDIVWLDKERGWVSCINKFVLDKNKIQEQTIFRLPNVNCRYTFYGEEFKNLVLKHHLQGIHFDRYETIIIK encoded by the coding sequence ATGAACTTTTACTTAATAGGTAGTTTAGAAGGATTTAACGATTTACGTTTTCCAAATGTGGAAGATTGGCAAAATTGTATGGGACATGCTGAAGGTTTACTAAAGCAGTGGAATCCTCCTGAGATGGAATATATATGGAAAAAAAGTAATAGACATAAACATTTTGATTTATCACAATTTTGTAATCCTCTATTAACTATTAGCGACAAAGCATTAAGTATTTTAGAAAATATTCTTATCAAAAATGGAGAAATTCTTGATATAAAGTCGCCAAAAGGTTTTTATTTTTTTCATTGTACCAATATAATAGATGCTTTGATTGAAAAAGAATCAGATATAGTGTGGTTAGATAAAGAAAGAGGATGGGTGAGTTGTATAAATAAATTTGTGTTGGATAAAAATAAAATCCAAGAGCAAACTATTTTCAGACTTCCGAATGTAAATTGTCGCTATACTTTTTATGGGGAGGAATTTAAGAACCTTGTATTGAAACATCATCTTCAAGGAATACATTTTGATAGATACGAAACTATTATTATAAAATGA
- a CDS encoding DUF6630 family protein, whose product MDSKLQLFAKVLLKEHYDEFLEMIQLFNIDKRTFVLQHRKMFEKGWYDTSSEDNEFSEVDIMLCFAIVSHRMAVIDWSGEEYSGQVKRSITMMLKNYGIERFLWNTKKFEDSLDWDKIRRGDYLPLLFQAMNKQLNRGGYSIVFCDTKSDCFRYAILPTAEFVQFENTELDDYLTIISPKIYNIYLADKGNELPKIMLYLKKKFSVPLSEIKEFCSRDKILLGIGNSIIVDEYRKEIEQLGGKIETEEIDR is encoded by the coding sequence ATGGATAGTAAACTTCAATTATTCGCTAAAGTGTTATTAAAAGAACACTATGATGAATTTTTAGAAATGATTCAGTTGTTCAATATAGATAAGAGAACCTTTGTCCTTCAACATAGGAAAATGTTTGAAAAGGGATGGTACGATACAAGCTCTGAAGACAATGAATTTAGTGAAGTAGATATTATGCTTTGTTTTGCTATAGTTTCTCACAGAATGGCAGTTATTGATTGGAGTGGTGAAGAATATTCAGGGCAGGTTAAGCGTTCCATTACGATGATGTTAAAGAATTATGGGATAGAACGTTTCTTATGGAACACTAAAAAGTTTGAGGATTCTTTGGATTGGGACAAAATTCGCCGAGGTGACTATTTGCCTTTGTTGTTCCAAGCTATGAACAAGCAACTTAACAGAGGCGGTTATTCCATTGTGTTTTGTGATACAAAATCGGATTGTTTTCGTTATGCAATATTACCAACTGCCGAGTTTGTGCAATTTGAGAATACGGAATTAGATGATTATCTGACAATCATTAGTCCTAAGATTTACAATATATATCTTGCAGACAAGGGAAATGAATTGCCTAAAATTATGCTGTACTTAAAAAAGAAATTTTCTGTTCCACTAAGTGAAATCAAGGAATTTTGTTCAAGAGATAAAATTTTACTTGGAATAGGGAACTCTATAATTGTGGATGAATATCGAAAAGAAATTGAACAACTTGGAGGCAAGATTGAAACAGAAGAAATAGACCGATAA
- a CDS encoding macro domain-containing protein has translation MIRYIEKGDIFRIDGVSSYAHGCNCAGAMGKGIAVQFKSKYPDMYLEYKQLCKENKFCPGDVFDYDYGNGHIYNLGTQATWRTRAKIEYIEKALIQMLELASGDNVTAIALPAIGAGLGGLKWDDVKAIIETVSNDYPNVDLYVVETYQSE, from the coding sequence ATGATTAGGTATATTGAAAAAGGCGACATATTCCGTATTGATGGAGTGAGCAGTTATGCGCATGGTTGTAATTGTGCCGGTGCAATGGGTAAAGGCATTGCCGTACAGTTCAAAAGCAAATATCCAGATATGTATCTTGAATATAAGCAGTTGTGCAAAGAAAATAAGTTTTGCCCCGGTGATGTTTTTGATTATGATTATGGCAATGGACATATATATAACCTTGGTACTCAAGCAACGTGGCGAACACGAGCTAAAATAGAGTATATCGAAAAGGCACTGATACAGATGCTTGAGTTAGCCAGTGGTGATAATGTAACGGCAATAGCCTTACCTGCAATCGGTGCTGGATTAGGAGGATTAAAATGGGATGATGTAAAAGCAATTATAGAGACAGTTTCAAATGATTATCCTAATGTTGATTTGTATGTAGTTGAAACTTATCAAAGCGAATAA
- a CDS encoding Imm19 family immunity protein, whose translation MNVISEKEYSFSNALFWNVMLHHHIRAFDEERDANFDEVWDEELVPTLLDEKKYKKYWCWLSQIDLKTSENQGEIENPRTLTLPIGSDIVLTIEFHPCCTYYFLNDTLIGEVSGNFHLKYLTYSELMRITKEIYGDVLFHLLLPLSAIKEKEKDTALFEIVQRLQQIPLFKEHSEYIGKCILNGLLVSNSDIQENSKIGTICTSNHSYRNALIYNDEKQEIKELNILLSKL comes from the coding sequence ATGAATGTAATATCAGAAAAAGAATATTCGTTTTCAAATGCGCTTTTTTGGAACGTAATGTTACATCATCATATTCGAGCCTTTGATGAAGAAAGGGATGCGAATTTTGATGAAGTATGGGATGAAGAACTTGTACCAACATTGTTGGATGAAAAGAAGTACAAGAAATATTGGTGTTGGCTATCTCAAATTGATTTGAAAACATCCGAAAATCAAGGTGAAATAGAAAACCCAAGAACTCTAACACTTCCTATCGGCAGCGATATTGTATTGACAATAGAATTTCATCCTTGCTGTACATATTATTTTTTGAATGACACTTTAATCGGGGAAGTTAGTGGCAACTTTCACTTGAAGTATCTCACATATTCGGAATTAATGAGGATTACAAAAGAGATATATGGAGATGTACTGTTTCATTTACTCTTACCTTTGTCTGCAATCAAAGAAAAGGAAAAAGATACAGCACTTTTTGAGATTGTCCAACGATTGCAACAAATTCCCTTATTTAAGGAACATTCCGAATATATAGGTAAATGTATCTTGAACGGATTATTAGTATCCAACTCTGACATACAGGAAAATTCCAAGATAGGAACGATATGTACAAGTAATCATTCGTATAGAAATGCTTTGATATATAATGATGAAAAGCAGGAAATAAAGGAGCTAAATATTCTTTTGTCAAAGTTATAA
- a CDS encoding ankyrin repeat domain-containing protein: protein MNNKEIYIKLEKAVGDNNVQEVSNILDQHSDLDLNDENLYTLHPPLCRAAKKGFYEICKTLIQYGADVNCIKDRLFSPLWGASSGNHLEIVKLLIENGADINAYESSTTAALNEAAAKGHFEIVRYLIEKGADINRLTTTLLFSPLDWSISSGHNEISLFLKEKGALSNINHDYVWSEVGGGISQHIDWNIGRVIPNKFNETENGVFNRLAVVNRGNNSLLFSVGNFQYTQPYVEFVIVLPFGWNPYSKMEKTQFPYMVMKELTNQVRNGRTFSDGDFISKTEKGFNAISWSEKLAGFYVVDYNYSDTANQYDNKEDMVTLYTLIPVKATKKGYSEHSLEKLKSKKLKAIELSL, encoded by the coding sequence ATGAATAATAAAGAAATTTATATAAAACTGGAAAAAGCAGTTGGCGATAACAACGTGCAGGAAGTGTCGAATATACTCGACCAACATTCAGATCTAGATTTGAATGATGAGAATTTATATACGCTTCATCCACCTTTATGCCGAGCTGCAAAGAAAGGTTTTTATGAAATTTGCAAGACTTTAATTCAATATGGAGCCGATGTAAATTGTATTAAAGATAGATTATTTTCTCCTTTATGGGGTGCTTCGTCTGGAAACCATTTAGAAATAGTCAAATTATTGATAGAAAATGGCGCAGATATAAATGCTTATGAAAGTTCTACAACAGCAGCTTTGAATGAAGCTGCCGCTAAAGGGCATTTTGAGATTGTTCGCTATCTTATAGAGAAAGGTGCGGACATAAATAGGCTTACTACAACTCTACTTTTTTCTCCTCTTGATTGGTCTATTAGTAGTGGACATAACGAAATAAGCCTTTTTCTGAAGGAAAAGGGTGCGTTGTCCAATATCAACCACGATTATGTATGGTCTGAAGTAGGTGGTGGCATATCCCAACATATAGACTGGAATATTGGCAGAGTTATTCCTAACAAATTCAATGAAACGGAAAATGGTGTATTCAATAGGCTTGCGGTTGTTAATAGAGGTAACAATTCGTTATTGTTCAGTGTAGGAAATTTCCAATATACCCAGCCTTATGTGGAGTTTGTTATTGTGCTTCCGTTTGGCTGGAATCCATACTCTAAAATGGAGAAGACACAGTTCCCTTATATGGTAATGAAAGAATTGACGAACCAAGTCCGTAACGGAAGAACATTCTCTGATGGAGATTTTATATCCAAAACAGAGAAAGGGTTCAACGCAATCTCTTGGTCGGAGAAATTGGCTGGATTCTATGTCGTAGATTATAACTACTCTGATACAGCGAATCAATATGATAACAAAGAGGATATGGTTACTCTTTATACGCTTATTCCTGTAAAAGCTACTAAAAAGGGATATAGCGAACACTCTTTAGAAAAATTGAAGTCTAAGAAATTGAAAGCGATTGAATTGAGTTTATAA
- a CDS encoding immunity 22 family protein: MSKIMIWVGQFDSEADVEKYMDQSAFRQWWKDYDEDNKELRCQFCKELGVMNYDEDFLIMKFTSDGLAGLLNLIPADTQKISLSMADKNITMANAVICYNCREGISPKKAENATTMTYLGTFEFELSPEGVQGSNAGLEYMIWIGTTDKSREEFMEYFNQDEYMKEIRDYKESRTKKRPNPEHRCQFCKDINIKYYYPEFLTVEIKDEPENPFNLVRMMIDNKLVLDWYIESDIDEYHIKPSNCIVCYIPNGFKDNKRNQKIFIKKKNYDSYETPKKFVDELDSYNGIQYLETYIAE; the protein is encoded by the coding sequence ATGAGTAAGATAATGATATGGGTCGGTCAATTCGATTCCGAAGCTGACGTTGAGAAATATATGGATCAATCGGCTTTCCGTCAATGGTGGAAAGATTATGATGAAGACAATAAGGAACTTCGTTGCCAGTTCTGTAAGGAGCTTGGTGTAATGAACTATGATGAGGATTTTCTTATTATGAAATTCACATCTGACGGCTTGGCAGGATTACTTAACCTTATTCCTGCTGATACCCAAAAGATAAGTCTGTCGATGGCTGATAAAAATATTACAATGGCAAATGCTGTTATCTGCTATAATTGTCGTGAGGGTATATCTCCTAAGAAGGCAGAGAATGCCACAACCATGACTTATCTTGGTACGTTTGAGTTTGAACTGTCGCCTGAAGGTGTACAAGGGTCTAATGCTGGATTAGAATATATGATTTGGATTGGCACAACCGATAAAAGTCGGGAAGAATTTATGGAGTATTTCAATCAAGATGAATACATGAAAGAAATACGAGATTACAAAGAAAGTCGTACAAAGAAACGCCCAAATCCGGAACATCGCTGTCAGTTCTGTAAAGACATTAATATAAAGTATTACTATCCAGAATTTCTAACTGTGGAAATTAAGGATGAACCCGAAAATCCTTTTAATCTTGTTAGAATGATGATTGATAACAAACTTGTCCTTGACTGGTATATTGAGTCCGATATTGATGAATACCACATAAAGCCATCAAATTGTATTGTGTGCTATATACCCAATGGTTTCAAGGACAACAAAAGGAATCAGAAAATCTTTATTAAGAAGAAAAATTATGATTCATATGAAACACCTAAAAAATTTGTGGATGAATTAGACAGTTACAACGGTATTCAATATTTGGAAACTTATATTGCAGAATAA